The genomic window GCGGCTCACATGTGCCGACAACGATGTCAGGAGTTCCCATGCGCCGATCGATCCGATCACTTCTGGTGGCCACCGCCGCCGCCGCCCTCGTGCTGCCCCTGTGGGGCGCGACCGCGGCCGGTGCCGCCCCGCCCGGAATCAGCAACGCCGACAAGGACGCCCTCCGCAACCAGGCGCCGCGCGACCTCGCCATCGGCAGCGCGGTCTGGGGCCAGCGCGACCTCATCGAGTACGACCGCTCCGCCCCCACGGAGTACCAGCAGGTGCTCAGCGCGCAGTTCTCGTCTCTCACGCCCGAGAACGACATGAAATGGGATGCCGTTCACCCGGCTCCGGACGTGTACGACTTCACCTCCGCCGATGCGCTCGTCGCCTTCGCCGAGGCGAACCACCAGCAGGTGCGCGGTCACACGCTGCTCTGGCACAGCCAGAACCCGGCGTGGGTCACCGCGGCGAGCCAGACATGGACGTGCGACCAGGCACGTGCCGTGCTCGAGGACCACATCCGCACCGTGGTGGGCCACTTCAAGGGCCAGATCTACGAGTGGGACGTCGCGAACGAGATCTTCCAGGACACGTGGGACAACGGCGGCGTGCGTCTGCGCACCGAGGCCAATCCGTTCCTGCGGGCGTGCGCCGACGACCCCATCGCGCTCATCGAAGACGCGTTCCGCTGGGCGCACGAAGCCGACCCCGACGCGGTGCTGTTCCTCAACGACTACAACGCGGAGGGCATCAACGAGAAGACGGACGCCTACTACGCGCTGGCGCAGCGGATGCTGGCCGACGGCGTCCCGCTGGGCGGCTTCGGCGCCCAGGGCCACCTCAGCCTCCTGTACGGCTTCGACACCTCCATCCAGGCGAACTTCGAGCGCTTCGCGGCACTCGGCCTGAAGGTCGCCGTGACCGAGGCGGACGTGCGCATCCCGCTGCAGGCCGGCGAGACGGGGCCGACGCCCGAGCAGGTGGCGGTGCAGGCCGAGCGCTACGACGCGATGCTCGAGGCGTGCCTCAACGTGCCGGCGTGCTCGTCCTTCACGGTGTGGGGCTTCCCGGACGCGAACTCCTGGGTCCCCGACGTCTTCCCGGGTGAGGGCTGGGCGACGATCTTCGAGGACGACTTCACCCCGAAGCCCGCCTTCGACGCGATGCTCCAGTCGCTGACCGACGCCACACCGGGCACCTCCCCGCGGCGCGGCTGATCCAGGCGCGACGATGGCGGGGCGCGAGGCGCCCCGCCGTCGTCGCACGGAGGATCTGCGGGTAGCCTCGACAGCATGTCAGGACCCAT from Microbacterium sp. ProA8 includes these protein-coding regions:
- a CDS encoding endo-1,4-beta-xylanase, with protein sequence MRRSIRSLLVATAAAALVLPLWGATAAGAAPPGISNADKDALRNQAPRDLAIGSAVWGQRDLIEYDRSAPTEYQQVLSAQFSSLTPENDMKWDAVHPAPDVYDFTSADALVAFAEANHQQVRGHTLLWHSQNPAWVTAASQTWTCDQARAVLEDHIRTVVGHFKGQIYEWDVANEIFQDTWDNGGVRLRTEANPFLRACADDPIALIEDAFRWAHEADPDAVLFLNDYNAEGINEKTDAYYALAQRMLADGVPLGGFGAQGHLSLLYGFDTSIQANFERFAALGLKVAVTEADVRIPLQAGETGPTPEQVAVQAERYDAMLEACLNVPACSSFTVWGFPDANSWVPDVFPGEGWATIFEDDFTPKPAFDAMLQSLTDATPGTSPRRG